In one Sphingobium indicum B90A genomic region, the following are encoded:
- a CDS encoding TonB-dependent receptor, translated as MIARFLWLAGVASASIIASNASAQDAPQPAADNSESAEQATGRGEVIIVTARRRAETAQEVPLAISVIRGDSIEATGNFNVVKLQQLAPTLQVYTTNPRNTSVNIRGLGVPFGLTSDGFEQGVGIYVDDVYNSRVAAATFDFLDVAQVEVLRGPQGTLYGKNTTAGAINITTNQPTFDFEGRAELTVGNLNYKQAKAAISGPLSDTVAARIAVAATSRRGTLYNVTSQRWINEQDNLGIRGQLLFKPNDDFSITLSGDYSKQDPECCGTVFVRVGTTQRPITRQYDELVKAINANPNPAFPGRNYAVPSRNPYDRLTDLDSSLNAGNKIGGVSARIKWDVGPGTLTSVTAWRFWDWKPENDRDFTGLSIVSKSQNPSQQDQYSQEFRYNYESQKIDFVVGLFGFKQRIDTQGTEQQGADASRWSLTGANAGNPSILQGLTASNTQWLKSTSAALFGQLSWKVTDALTIQPGARLNYDKKSGFYQRIVTNGQGQAISCVTTPGNPLPPVLAAQCGVYQPQISAPSDSAWNFTYDFNVNYKIAQDILAYATYAKSFKTLGINQNGLPLNADNTVNFDAGTVKPESVNHYEIGLKTQFWNRRATFNLTAFRTEIKNFQATVNGGQFGTVRGYLANAEKVRSQGIEADFKVVVSDRFTAYANGAYTDAKYKKFTNAPCPPELSGGTLQPANQPADYSNAGVPNTLSPRACDISGDRLPGVSKWAFSYGAEYNIPVTLLDKDGQLYLGVDGNYRSHWNSNASPSIYTEVKGYALTNFRAGFRGEGFDIFGWVRNAFDVNYIENLQVAPGNTGLIAGQPGDPQTWGGTIKFSF; from the coding sequence ATGATTGCGCGTTTTCTGTGGCTCGCCGGCGTGGCGAGCGCATCCATCATTGCGTCCAACGCGTCCGCGCAGGACGCGCCCCAGCCCGCCGCGGACAATAGCGAAAGCGCCGAACAAGCCACCGGCCGGGGCGAAGTGATCATCGTCACCGCCCGCCGCCGCGCCGAAACCGCGCAGGAAGTGCCGCTGGCGATCTCCGTCATCCGGGGCGACAGCATAGAGGCGACCGGCAATTTCAACGTCGTGAAGCTCCAGCAACTGGCGCCGACGCTTCAGGTCTACACCACCAATCCGCGCAACACGTCGGTCAACATCCGCGGCCTGGGCGTTCCCTTCGGCCTGACCAGCGACGGGTTCGAACAGGGCGTCGGCATCTATGTCGACGACGTCTATAACAGCCGCGTCGCCGCCGCGACCTTCGACTTCCTGGACGTCGCCCAGGTCGAAGTGCTGCGCGGCCCGCAGGGCACGCTCTACGGCAAGAACACCACGGCGGGCGCGATCAACATCACGACCAACCAGCCGACCTTCGATTTCGAAGGGCGCGCCGAACTGACGGTCGGCAACCTCAACTACAAGCAGGCGAAGGCCGCCATTTCCGGCCCGCTGTCGGACACCGTCGCCGCCCGCATCGCGGTGGCCGCGACCAGCCGCCGGGGCACGCTGTACAATGTGACGAGCCAGCGCTGGATCAACGAGCAGGACAATCTGGGCATTCGCGGCCAATTGCTGTTCAAGCCCAACGACGATTTCAGCATCACTTTGTCGGGCGACTACAGCAAGCAGGACCCGGAATGCTGCGGCACCGTGTTCGTGCGCGTCGGCACGACCCAGCGGCCGATCACGCGCCAATATGATGAGTTGGTCAAGGCGATCAACGCCAATCCCAACCCCGCCTTCCCCGGCCGCAACTATGCGGTGCCCAGCCGCAATCCCTATGACCGGCTGACCGACCTCGACAGCAGCCTGAACGCGGGCAACAAGATCGGCGGCGTATCGGCGCGGATCAAATGGGATGTCGGCCCCGGCACGCTGACCTCCGTCACCGCCTGGCGCTTCTGGGACTGGAAGCCGGAGAATGACCGCGACTTCACCGGCCTGTCGATCGTGTCCAAATCGCAGAACCCTTCGCAGCAGGACCAGTATAGCCAGGAATTCCGCTATAATTACGAAAGCCAGAAGATCGACTTCGTGGTCGGCCTGTTCGGCTTCAAGCAGCGGATCGACACCCAGGGCACCGAACAGCAGGGCGCGGACGCCAGCCGCTGGAGCCTGACCGGCGCGAATGCCGGGAATCCGAGCATCCTGCAAGGGCTGACCGCCAGCAACACGCAATGGCTCAAGAGCACCAGCGCGGCGCTGTTCGGCCAGCTAAGCTGGAAGGTGACCGACGCCCTCACCATCCAGCCCGGCGCCCGCCTGAACTACGACAAGAAGTCGGGCTTCTATCAGCGGATTGTCACGAACGGCCAAGGCCAGGCCATTTCGTGCGTCACGACGCCGGGCAACCCCCTACCGCCGGTGCTGGCGGCCCAGTGCGGCGTCTACCAGCCGCAGATCAGCGCCCCTTCGGACAGCGCCTGGAATTTCACCTACGACTTCAACGTCAATTACAAGATCGCGCAGGACATCCTGGCCTATGCGACCTATGCCAAGAGCTTCAAGACGCTGGGCATCAACCAGAACGGCTTGCCGCTCAACGCCGACAATACAGTGAATTTCGATGCGGGCACGGTGAAGCCTGAGTCAGTCAACCACTATGAAATCGGCCTCAAGACCCAATTCTGGAACCGCCGCGCCACCTTCAACCTCACCGCCTTCCGCACGGAGATCAAGAATTTCCAGGCGACGGTGAATGGCGGCCAGTTCGGCACGGTGCGCGGCTACCTCGCCAATGCGGAAAAGGTGCGGTCGCAGGGCATAGAGGCGGACTTCAAGGTCGTCGTCAGCGATCGCTTCACCGCCTATGCGAACGGCGCTTACACCGACGCCAAGTACAAGAAGTTCACCAATGCCCCCTGCCCGCCCGAACTGTCCGGGGGCACGTTGCAGCCGGCCAATCAGCCCGCCGATTATTCCAATGCGGGTGTTCCCAACACCCTCAGCCCGCGGGCATGCGACATCTCCGGCGACCGCCTGCCCGGCGTGTCGAAATGGGCCTTCTCCTACGGCGCGGAATATAACATTCCGGTCACGCTGCTGGACAAGGATGGCCAGCTCTATCTGGGCGTCGACGGCAATTACCGCTCGCACTGGAATTCCAACGCCTCGCCGTCCATCTACACGGAGGTTAAGGGCTATGCGCTGACCAACTTCCGCGCCGGTTTCCGGGGCGAAGGGTTCGACATCTTCGGCTGGGTCCGCAACGCCTTCGACGTGAACTATATCGAAAATCTCCAGGTCGCGCCGGGCAATACCGGCCTGATCGCCGGCCAGCCCGGCGACCCGCAGACCTGGGGCGGAACGATCAAATTCTCCTTCTGA
- the ubiG gene encoding bifunctional 2-polyprenyl-6-hydroxyphenol methylase/3-demethylubiquinol 3-O-methyltransferase UbiG produces MANTASSTIDPREAAHFGGMAADWWDPKGSSAMLHKLNPVRLRYIRDAIDRHWPGLDRSFRPLAGRRALDVGCGAGLLSEPLARMGAALTALDAAKENIAVARSHAAGQGLAIDYRATPVEQLEESGFDLVTSMEVIEHVADPAAFVAALAEKLAPGGLLILSTPNRTPLSRLAMITIGESVGGIPKGTHDWHKFINPEELTKLLEDAGLEVIDSAGISFTPGRGFILSPNQAIDYLLTARHRQG; encoded by the coding sequence ATGGCGAACACAGCTTCCAGCACCATCGACCCCCGCGAGGCCGCGCATTTCGGCGGCATGGCCGCCGACTGGTGGGATCCCAAGGGCAGCAGCGCCATGCTGCACAAGCTCAATCCCGTGCGGCTGCGCTATATTCGCGACGCTATCGACCGGCACTGGCCGGGGCTTGACCGGAGCTTCCGTCCGCTCGCGGGCAGGCGGGCGCTGGATGTCGGCTGCGGCGCGGGGCTGCTCTCCGAACCGCTGGCCCGCATGGGCGCGGCGCTGACGGCGCTGGACGCGGCGAAGGAGAATATCGCCGTGGCGCGCAGCCATGCCGCCGGACAAGGCCTCGCCATCGACTATCGCGCCACCCCGGTGGAGCAGTTGGAGGAAAGCGGCTTCGACCTCGTCACCTCGATGGAGGTGATAGAGCATGTGGCGGACCCGGCCGCCTTCGTCGCCGCGCTGGCGGAAAAGCTGGCGCCCGGCGGCCTGCTGATCCTCTCCACGCCCAACCGCACGCCGCTGTCCCGGCTGGCCATGATCACCATCGGCGAAAGCGTCGGCGGCATCCCCAAGGGCACGCATGACTGGCATAAATTCATCAATCCGGAGGAACTGACGAAGCTGCTGGAGGATGCAGGCCTGGAAGTCATCGACAGCGCCGGCATCAGCTTCACGCCCGGCAGGGGCTTCATCCTCTCGCCCAACCAGGCAATCGACTATCTGCTGACCGCCCGGCATCGGCAGGGATAA
- a CDS encoding PRC-barrel domain-containing protein — protein MSDMARENHGDLIASDRVEGTTVYNRQGERLGHISNFMVDKRSGQVRYAVLSFGGFLGMGSDHYPLPWSMLNYDTEKGGYVVDLAKDILDQAPRHLPDERPDYDDAYGRSVFHYYGLIYPW, from the coding sequence ATGTCTGACATGGCGAGGGAAAATCATGGCGACCTGATCGCATCCGACCGGGTCGAGGGCACCACCGTCTACAACCGACAGGGGGAGCGGCTGGGCCACATCTCGAACTTCATGGTGGACAAGCGCAGCGGGCAGGTCCGCTATGCCGTGCTGTCCTTCGGCGGCTTCCTGGGCATGGGCAGCGATCATTATCCGCTGCCCTGGTCGATGCTGAACTACGACACGGAAAAGGGCGGCTATGTGGTGGACTTGGCCAAGGACATATTGGACCAGGCGCCCCGCCACCTGCCGGACGAGCGCCCCGATTATGACGACGCCTATGGCCGCAGCGTCTTCCACTATTATGGGCTGATCTACCCCTGGTGA
- a CDS encoding YezD family protein, with the protein MSENRSIEFARNGRSDGQRHDIAASIEKVRSVLEALRFGSVTLTVHDARVVQIDVTEKTRLTA; encoded by the coding sequence ATGAGTGAAAACCGATCCATTGAATTCGCCCGCAACGGCCGCAGCGACGGGCAGCGCCACGACATCGCCGCCAGCATCGAAAAGGTGCGCAGCGTGCTGGAGGCGCTTCGTTTCGGGTCCGTCACGCTGACCGTGCACGACGCGCGCGTCGTGCAGATCGACGTGACGGAAAAGACGCGCCTCACCGCCTGA
- a CDS encoding DMT family transporter: protein MPPPSPSNNPHRPLAAIGLRLVAVICLSVMFVTVRLADARGVHVVESLFYRQALALPVVFAWIATTTGAGSIRTRRIGVHATRMVIGMTGMLLNFLSYILLLPAEAVTIGFTMPIFGTLLSALILREATGIHRWTAVLIGFLGVIVMVRPDAGHFPAVGVAVALSAAFVTACVSLVLRELGRTESAGVIVFWFTLLSLPPLGAAMLFHGQAHDAATWGLLLLIGLSGGIAQICMTAALRRAPVSVVLPMDYSSIVWTTLLGWAIWGNWPMATTWIGAALIVGSGLYIAWREHVRAPPPPSA from the coding sequence ATGCCGCCCCCATCCCCATCCAACAACCCGCATCGTCCGCTCGCCGCCATCGGCCTGCGGCTGGTCGCGGTGATCTGCCTGTCGGTCATGTTCGTGACGGTCCGGCTGGCCGATGCGCGCGGGGTCCATGTGGTCGAATCGCTGTTCTACCGCCAGGCGCTGGCGCTGCCGGTGGTGTTCGCCTGGATCGCGACCACGACCGGCGCGGGATCGATCCGCACCCGGCGCATCGGCGTCCACGCCACCCGCATGGTCATCGGCATGACCGGCATGCTGCTCAATTTCCTGTCCTACATCCTGCTGCTGCCGGCGGAGGCGGTGACCATCGGTTTCACCATGCCCATCTTCGGCACCCTGTTGTCCGCGCTCATCCTGCGGGAGGCGACCGGCATCCACAGGTGGACCGCGGTGCTCATCGGCTTTCTGGGCGTGATCGTGATGGTCCGGCCGGATGCGGGGCATTTCCCCGCCGTCGGCGTCGCGGTCGCGCTGTCCGCCGCCTTCGTCACCGCCTGCGTCAGCCTGGTCCTGCGCGAACTGGGCCGCACGGAAAGCGCCGGGGTGATCGTCTTCTGGTTCACCCTCCTCTCCCTGCCGCCGCTGGGCGCGGCGATGCTGTTCCACGGGCAGGCCCATGACGCCGCGACATGGGGCCTGCTGCTGCTGATCGGCCTGTCGGGCGGCATCGCGCAGATCTGCATGACCGCCGCCCTGCGCCGGGCGCCCGTTTCCGTGGTGCTGCCGATGGACTACAGCTCCATCGTCTGGACCACGCTGCTCGGCTGGGCGATCTGGGGCAATTGGCCGATGGCGACGACCTGGATCGGCGCGGCGCTGATCGTCGGGAGCGGCCTGTACATCGCTTGGCGCGAACATGTCCGCGCCCCGCCCCCGCCTTCAGCCTAG
- a CDS encoding RBBP9/YdeN family alpha/beta hydrolase, translated as MERFGHSGDARQPVVLTIPGLNNSGPGHWQTLWEETRGDCERVDLGSWASPNRNSWVTRLDAAIRAADGPIVLAAHSLGCLAVAWWGALQSQAYGWPVTGALLVAPPDCDRMETPETIGGFGPTPRAQLPFPSIVVASRNDPYIFFERAHSIGKNWGSSFVDAGYCGHINAESGLGEWRFGQALLEKLIDNAHEQASAMRQLRPAIPLAHQERRWAALQVNG; from the coding sequence ATGGAGCGATTCGGACATTCGGGAGATGCGCGCCAGCCGGTCGTGCTGACCATCCCCGGTCTCAACAATAGCGGGCCGGGCCATTGGCAGACGCTGTGGGAAGAAACGCGCGGCGATTGCGAGCGGGTCGATCTGGGAAGCTGGGCCAGCCCCAACCGCAACAGCTGGGTCACGCGGCTGGACGCGGCGATCCGGGCGGCGGACGGGCCGATCGTGCTGGCCGCGCACAGCCTGGGCTGCCTGGCCGTCGCATGGTGGGGCGCTTTGCAGAGCCAGGCCTATGGCTGGCCGGTGACGGGCGCGCTGCTGGTGGCGCCGCCCGATTGCGACCGCATGGAAACGCCGGAGACGATCGGCGGCTTCGGCCCCACGCCCCGCGCCCAACTGCCCTTTCCCTCGATCGTCGTGGCGAGCCGCAACGATCCCTATATCTTCTTCGAACGCGCCCACAGCATCGGCAAGAATTGGGGCAGCAGCTTCGTCGACGCCGGCTATTGCGGCCACATCAACGCGGAATCGGGCCTGGGCGAATGGCGCTTCGGCCAGGCGCTGCTGGAAAAACTGATCGACAATGCGCATGAGCAGGCCTCTGCAATGCGCCAGTTACGCCCCGCCATCCCGCTGGCGCATCAGGAGCGGCGATGGGCGGCGCTGCAGGTCAACGGCTGA
- a CDS encoding YdeI/OmpD-associated family protein: MAADSRIDAYIARQADFARPILAHLRALIHAASPETGPEIGPEIGPEIGETMKWSMPFFTYRGQNLCNMAGFRRHVAFGFWHDKMARAGASDEAMGQFGRIASLEDLPADAELTALLAKAMALIDAGDKPRAGTREARAPLPPHPAFAAAIEADPAAAAIWAGFPPGKIRDYCEWINEAKTDATRDKRIAQAIEWIAEGKGRNWKYEKR; the protein is encoded by the coding sequence ATGGCGGCCGATTCCCGCATCGACGCCTATATTGCCAGACAGGCCGATTTCGCCCGGCCCATCCTCGCCCATCTGCGCGCCCTGATTCACGCCGCCTCGCCGGAAACTGGGCCGGAGATTGGGCCGGAGATTGGGCCGGAGATCGGGGAGACTATGAAATGGAGCATGCCCTTCTTCACCTATCGGGGGCAGAATCTCTGCAACATGGCGGGCTTCCGGCGGCATGTCGCCTTCGGCTTCTGGCATGACAAGATGGCGCGGGCCGGCGCCAGCGATGAAGCCATGGGCCAATTCGGCCGGATCGCCAGTCTGGAGGACCTGCCCGCCGACGCGGAACTGACGGCCTTGCTGGCCAAGGCCATGGCGCTGATCGACGCGGGCGACAAACCCCGCGCCGGGACCAGGGAGGCGCGCGCGCCGCTCCCGCCGCATCCCGCCTTCGCCGCCGCGATAGAGGCCGATCCCGCCGCCGCGGCGATCTGGGCAGGCTTCCCGCCCGGCAAGATCCGCGACTATTGCGAATGGATCAATGAGGCGAAGACCGACGCCACGCGCGACAAGCGCATCGCCCAGGCGATCGAATGGATCGCGGAAGGAAAGGGCCGCAACTGGAAATATGAAAAGCGCTGA
- a CDS encoding OsmC family protein, producing the protein MKINRSGSAVWSGGLKDGKGAISTQSGALDAHPYGFATRFEGVPGSNPEELIAAAHASCFTMALSLILGEAGLTAEKMETNAVVTLEQQEGGFAITASRLSLKATIPGADEARFQELAAKAKANCPVSKLLNAEISLDAELLG; encoded by the coding sequence ATGAAGATCAATCGCAGCGGATCGGCGGTATGGAGCGGCGGCCTGAAGGACGGCAAGGGCGCGATCTCCACCCAGAGCGGCGCGCTGGACGCGCATCCCTATGGTTTTGCGACGCGCTTCGAAGGGGTGCCGGGCAGCAATCCCGAAGAACTGATCGCGGCCGCCCATGCATCCTGCTTCACCATGGCGCTGTCCCTGATTCTTGGCGAAGCGGGGCTGACGGCGGAGAAGATGGAGACGAACGCCGTCGTGACGCTGGAACAGCAGGAGGGCGGCTTTGCCATCACGGCGAGCAGGCTGAGCCTGAAGGCGACCATCCCCGGCGCGGACGAGGCCCGTTTCCAGGAACTGGCGGCCAAGGCGAAGGCCAATTGCCCGGTGTCGAAGCTGCTGAACGCGGAGATCAGCCTGGACGCGGAACTGCTAGGCTGA